A window from Peromyscus eremicus chromosome 5, PerEre_H2_v1, whole genome shotgun sequence encodes these proteins:
- the LOC131910256 gene encoding procathepsin L-like, producing MIPIFFLATLCLGLVSAAPTHDPSLDAEWHEWKTRHGKTYSMNEEGWKRAVWENNRKMIQLHNEDYAKGKHGFNLEMNAFGDLTNIEFKELMTGFQGQETKEMKVFQEPLLGDVPKSVDWRKHGYVTPVKEQGRCGACWAFSAVGSLEGQMFRKTGKLIPLSEQNLMDCSWSYGNNGCDGGLMEPAFQYVKENRGLDTRVFYPYEARNGPCRYDPKYSAANATGFVKIPASEDVLMRAVATVGPISVGIDSRHHSFRFYKGGMYYEADCSSNNLDHAVLVVGYGEESDGKKYWLVKNSWGEYWGMKGYIKMARDRNNNCGIASYAIYPTV from the exons ATGATTCCAATTTTCTTCCTGGCCACTCTTTGTTTGGGACTGGTCTCAGCTGCTCCAACACATGATCCCAGTTTGGATGCTGAATGGCATGAGTGGAAGACAAGACATGGGAAAACATACAGCATG AATGAAGAAGGATGGAAGAGAGCAGTGTGGGAGAACAATAGAAAAATGATTCAGCTGCACAATGAGGACTATGCTAAGGGGAAGCATGGTTTCAATTTGGAGATGAATGCCTTTGGTGACTTG ACTAATATAGAATTCAAGGAACTGATGACTGGATTTCAAGGCCAGGAGACCAAGGAGATGAAGGTAttccaggagcctctgctgggtgATGTCCCGAAGTCTGTGGATTGGAGAAAGCATGGctatgtgactcctgtgaaagaaCAG ggtCGTTGTGGAGCTTGTTGGGCATTTAGTGCTGTTGGTTCCCTAGAGGGACAAATGTTCCGGAAAACAGGAAAACTGATTCCTCTGAGTGAACAGAATCTAATGGACTGCTCCTGGTCATACGGCAACAATGGCTGTGATGGTGGCTTGATGGAGCCTGCCTTCCAGTatgtgaaggaaaacagaggcCTGGACACCAGAGTGTTCTATCCCTATGAAGCACGG AATGGACCCTGCAGATATGATCCTAAGTATTCTGCAGCTAATGCCACAGGCTTTGTGAAAATCCCAGCTAGTGAGGATGTCCTTATGAGGGCTGTGGCCACTGTGGGACCCATCTCTGTTGGAATTGATTCTCGTCACCATTCCTTCAGGTTCTATAAGGGCG GCATGTATTATGAGGCAGACTGTAGCAGCAATAATCTGGATCATGCTGTCCTGGTGGTCGGCTATGGTGAAGAATCAGATGGCAAGAAATACTGGCTGGTCAAGAACAG CTGGGGTGAATATTGGGGCATGAAGGGCTACATAAAGATGGCCCGAGACCGGAACAACAACTGTGGAATTGCTTCCTATGCCATCTACCCCACTGTATGA